The following is a genomic window from Polaribacter atrinae.
AGGTGAATATGCCGTTTCCTTTGTTCATGATGAAAATAACAACAAAAAGATGGACACAAACATGTTTAAAATACCTAAAGAAGACTACGGATGTTCTAACAATGCAAGAGGCTTTATGGGACCTCCAAAATACGATGACGCTAAATTTCAATTAACAGAAAATAAAACAATTGAAATTAAAATATAAATAATTAAAAAATTCATTTCAATAAGATTTTTTGCACAAACAACACCTCCAATGGGAATCTTCCAAATTTTGAAAACCGATACTAAATACTAAAACTGTTTACTTTAAGAAAGTATTTTAGTAATCAACTCTTGTTTAGCAACCTCGTCATCACCAAACAACCATTGCAACACATTATCTTCCCAAATTTGTCCTTTTTCTGTTTCTGTAATAATTTTTTCATCAATAGCTAAATCTAAAATTTTACCAGGATAAGATGATTGTTTATCACTTTCCATTTCTCCTAACGGATACGGATCGTCTAAACCCATTAAAACCTGACTTACACCTTGTCTTTTAAACATTAATTTTAAAGAATCAGTATCGTGTACCAACGTGTCAAAAAAGATATTTTTATGTCCTACGGCTTTTCTAGGATGCGTTTTCCCTTCAAATAAATCGGGTCTTCCATCAAACCCCTGAATTCTTCTACCCAAGTTCATTTGTGCCAATTGGCCACCATGCGCAAAACAAGTTCTAATATTTTTAAAACGTTCTTGCATTCCGTTTAACGTATAAAAATGATATGCATCACCACATTGTGCCAACATCCAAATTAAATGAAAACGCCAATTGGTATTTTCTAATTTAATCATTTTATCTCCATCATACGGATGAATTTCAATAGCCAACTTATATTTATCTGCCAATTCAAAAATTCGATCATTTTCTTCATCAAACACACAACGCCATTGCCCAATAGAATCCATAAAATGCGTTGGCAAACACAAAACTTTTAAGCCTAATTCTTCTACACAACGTTTCATTTCATCTAAAGCACCATAAATAAAACCAGGATGCACCACAAAACCACAGGTAAATTTACTTGGATGTTCTCGTTGTACTTTTGCATTAAAATCGTTCTGAAAACGCAATGCTTTTTTCATTTCTTCTAAACGCAATCCATTTCCGTATAATTGAGAAAGGTTTAAAACAACAGCATGATCTAGCTTATTTTTCTCCATCCAAAGTAACTTTTCATCTAAGAAAAAACTAGAATCAGTTACAGGGCGCCTCCACCCTTTTTGTAACATGTGTTTACGCTCATCATCTACCCAGAAAATTTCTTTTTCCTTCATAAAATCTGGAATTTCTTCTGGATAGGGTAACAAATGTGAATGTCCGTTTATGCGTAGTTTACGTTTCATTATTTAATCTTTTTTGTCATTGCGAGGCACAAGCCGTGGCAATCTTTTAATAAGAGATTACTTCGTCATTCTTCCTCGTAATGACGATCACGATTTATTTAACTTTTTGAGGTACTTCCATTATTGTTCCACAATTATCACACGTACATTTTTCTATATCAGAATAATACTTATCAAAAATTACGGGCATATCTGTTTCTATGTTTTCTAATGCAAATTCTTGTCTATACAAAAGGGTTTCACAATTCTCACAATACCATTCTAAAGCATCTAACATCCCTTTAGATCGTGGATATTCTATAACCAAACCAACTGTATTTTCTTTTCTTTGTGGCGAATGTGGTACTTTACCTGGTAATAAGTAAATATCACCTTCATTAATTTCTACATCAATTTGTTTCCCTTTATCATCAATGATTTTTAAAATCATATCACCTTCCAACTGGTAGAAAAACTCAGGCGTTTCATTATAGTGATAATCTTTTCTATTATTTGGCCCACCAACAACCATCACAATATACTCGCCATTATCCCAAACTTGCTTGTTTCCAACTGGTGGTTTTAATAAATAACGATGTTCATCTATCCACTTTTTAAAATTTAAAGGTTGTACTAAATTCATATCAAAAATTTTTAAATTATTAGATATTTATACTCATAGAATCAATAGTTAAAACTTCAATTAAATCCATTTTAACTCTTTTATTTTCTTTTCTCAATTATTTTTTTGGCGTTACCTAAAGGTCGGGCTTTTCACTATATCTTTTTGCAAAAAGCAAAAAGGATGTCGTTTCAATCCCTAACGCATACTTTTGTATAAAGTTACAAACTTTTAGTTCTTCCTCCATCAACAGGAAGATTTATTCCGTTAATATAACTTGCTTGTTCACTTGCTAAAAAAGTGATAGCAGCAGCAGTTTCTTCTGGCTTTGCAAAGCGTTTTACAGGTACATAATTTTTCATAATTTGCTCCATTTCAGCTTCTGTTGTATGCTCTATTTTCGATTTTACTTTTATAATTTGATCTAAACGTGCTGTATTTGTAAAACCAGGCAGTACATTATTTACCGTAATTTGAAATTCTGCTAATTCTGTAGCCAATGTTTTTGCCCAATTACCAACCGCATTTCTAATGGTGTTAGAAACTCCCAAACCCGGAATTGGCTCTTTTACCGATGTTGAGATTACATTAATAATTCTACCAAACTTTACTTCTTTCATAAACGGAACCACAGCTTGTACCAAAATCTGATTACAGATAACATGCATTTGAAACGCATTTATTAAATCTGATGAAGTTGCAGAAATTAAATCGCCACTTTTTGGACCTCCTGTATTATTTACTAAAATATGAAACTTTAAATCTATGGTTTCTAGTGCTTTTTTTAATTCTTCGGGTTTAGAAAAATCTGCCACCAAATAAGTATGCTGCTGATTGTTATTTGGTAACTCTGCTAAAACAGTTTTTAATTTTTCTTCATTTCTAGCAATTAAAGTCACATTTACGCCTTCTTCTGCTAATAAAATTGCGGTTGCTTTTCCTATTCCTTGTGTACTTCCACAAACAATTGCATTCTTATTTTGTATGTTTAAATTCATATATAAAATAGCTATAAGAATTAAGAAACAAGAATTAAGACAACTGTGTCTTTTCTCTTACCTCTATCTTCTTGATTCTTATTTGTTTTCCAAAATCATTTGTTTAATCTTCACTGCTTTTTCAAAATGATCTAACTTATGCGTTTCAATCCACCATTTTGCAACTTCCATTAACAACACCGGATTGTCATTTTTATTTTTGAAAAATGCATAGAAAGACAAACCAACATTCGTTCCTTTTTTAGCAATTTTAGCATCACAAACTTCAATTATTTTTTCTTTTATTTCTGTATTCATGCTTTATTT
Proteins encoded in this region:
- a CDS encoding SDR family oxidoreductase, yielding MNLNIQNKNAIVCGSTQGIGKATAILLAEEGVNVTLIARNEEKLKTVLAELPNNNQQHTYLVADFSKPEELKKALETIDLKFHILVNNTGGPKSGDLISATSSDLINAFQMHVICNQILVQAVVPFMKEVKFGRIINVISTSVKEPIPGLGVSNTIRNAVGNWAKTLATELAEFQITVNNVLPGFTNTARLDQIIKVKSKIEHTTEAEMEQIMKNYVPVKRFAKPEETAAAITFLASEQASYINGINLPVDGGRTKSL
- a CDS encoding 3-hydroxyanthranilate 3,4-dioxygenase, with amino-acid sequence MNLVQPLNFKKWIDEHRYLLKPPVGNKQVWDNGEYIVMVVGGPNNRKDYHYNETPEFFYQLEGDMILKIIDDKGKQIDVEINEGDIYLLPGKVPHSPQRKENTVGLVIEYPRSKGMLDALEWYCENCETLLYRQEFALENIETDMPVIFDKYYSDIEKCTCDNCGTIMEVPQKVK
- a CDS encoding amidohydrolase family protein; this encodes MKRKLRINGHSHLLPYPEEIPDFMKEKEIFWVDDERKHMLQKGWRRPVTDSSFFLDEKLLWMEKNKLDHAVVLNLSQLYGNGLRLEEMKKALRFQNDFNAKVQREHPSKFTCGFVVHPGFIYGALDEMKRCVEELGLKVLCLPTHFMDSIGQWRCVFDEENDRIFELADKYKLAIEIHPYDGDKMIKLENTNWRFHLIWMLAQCGDAYHFYTLNGMQERFKNIRTCFAHGGQLAQMNLGRRIQGFDGRPDLFEGKTHPRKAVGHKNIFFDTLVHDTDSLKLMFKRQGVSQVLMGLDDPYPLGEMESDKQSSYPGKILDLAIDEKIITETEKGQIWEDNVLQWLFGDDEVAKQELITKILS
- a CDS encoding DUF6500 family protein, with product MNTEIKEKIIEVCDAKIAKKGTNVGLSFYAFFKNKNDNPVLLMEVAKWWIETHKLDHFEKAVKIKQMILENK